The Deinococcus aquaticus genomic interval CTCCCGCAAGAAGAAACTGCTGAACAAGCAGAAGAAGGGCCGCGCCCGCATGAAACAGTTCGGGACGGTCGAGGTGCCGCAGGAAGCGTTCCTGGCGGTCCTCAGCACCGACGAGTAATCCACTACCTGAACCGCCCCGCCCTGCGTCCAGACGGACGTGCGGCGGGGTATTCACATGCCCGTATCCTGACCAGCATGACTGATCTGCACCGTTTACCCGCCCACCTGCCCGCTCCCGAGGACGATGGCGGCGCGGCGCACCTGAGCGGTCAGCCCTGGCCCGCGCTGGCGCTGCCCGCTACCGACGGCACGCAGGTGCGGGTGTCGGAGCTGCCGGGCCGGTCGGTGGTGTACGGCTACCCCATGACGGCCCGCCCGGACCATCCTTTACCGGACGGCTGGGACGTGATGCCGGGCGCGCGGGGCTGCACACCTCAGGCCTGCGCGTTCCGTGACCATCACGCCCAACTGGCCGCACTGGGCGCGAGGGTATTCGGGCTGAGCACGCAGAGCACGGCCTACCAGCAGGAGGCGGCCCGGCGGCTGCACCTCCCCTACCCGCTGCTGAGCGACGCCGGGTTGCGCCTGACCGGCGCGCTGCGCCTCCCGACTTTCGACGTGCCCGGCGTGCCGGCCGGTGAATGGCAGACGCTGCTGCGGCGCATCACGCTGATCGTCAGGGACGGGGTGATTGAGCAGGTGTTCTACCCGATCTTTCCGCCGGACCGGAGCGCCGCGCAGGTGCTGGGGTGGCTGGAAGGGCAGACC includes:
- a CDS encoding peroxiredoxin codes for the protein MTDLHRLPAHLPAPEDDGGAAHLSGQPWPALALPATDGTQVRVSELPGRSVVYGYPMTARPDHPLPDGWDVMPGARGCTPQACAFRDHHAQLAALGARVFGLSTQSTAYQQEAARRLHLPYPLLSDAGLRLTGALRLPTFDVPGVPAGEWQTLLRRITLIVRDGVIEQVFYPIFPPDRSAAQVLGWLEGQT